A stretch of Homo sapiens chromosome 12, GRCh38.p14 Primary Assembly DNA encodes these proteins:
- the PITPNM2 gene encoding membrane-associated phosphatidylinositol transfer protein 2 isoform X8 — protein MIIKEYRIPLPMTVEEYRIAQLYMIQVLLSPQKKSRNETYGEGSGVEILENRPYTDGPGGSGQYTHKVYHVGMHIPSWFRSILPKAALRVVEESWNAYPYTRTRFTCPFVEKFSIDIETFYKTDAGENPDVFNLSPVEKNQLTIDFIDIVKDPVPHNEYKTEEDPKLFQSTKTQRGPLSENWIEEYKKQVFPIMCAYKLCKVEFRYWGMQSKIERFIHDTGLRRVMVRAHRQAWCWQDEWYGLSMENIRELEKEAQLMLSRKMAQFNEDGEEATELVKHEAVSDQTSGEPPEPSSSNGEPLVGRGLKKQWSTSSKSSRSSKRGASPSRHSISEWRMQSIARDSDESSDDEFFDAHEDLSDTEEMFPKDITKWSSNDLMDKIESPEPEDTQDGLYRQGAPEFRVASSVEQLNIIEDEVSQPLAAPPSKIHVLLLVLHGGTILDTGAGDPSSKKGDANTIANVFDTVMRVHYPSALGRLAIRLVPCPPVCSDAFALVSNLSPYSHDEGCLSSSQDHIPLAALPLLATSSPQYQEAVATVIQRANLAYGDFIKSQEGMTFNGQVCLIGDCVGGILAFDALCYSNQPVSESQSSSRRGSVVSMQDNDLLSPGILMNAAHCCGGGGGGGGGGGSSGGGGSSGGSSLESSRHLSRSNVDIPRSNGTEDPKRQLPRKRSDSSTYELDTIQQHQAFLSSLHASVLRTEPCSRHSSSSTMLDGTGALGRFDFEITDLFLFGCPLGLVLALRKTVIPALDVFQLRPACQQVYNLFHPADPSASRLEPLLERRFHALPPFSVPRYQRYPLGDGCSTLLVETVQRNPELVLEGGPLAPLPHGDGFLETSMPVPAPTWQDGPRPGCAESDVLQTHNAAFQEHGAPSSPGTAPASRGFRRASEISIASQVSGMAESYTASSIAQIAAKWWGQKRIDYALYCPDALTAFPTVALPHLFHASYWESTDVVSFLLRQVMRHDNSSILELDGKEVSVFTPSKPREKWQRKRTHVKLRNVTANHRINDALANEDGPQVLTGRFMYGPLDMVTLTGEKVDVHIMTQPPSGEWLYLDTLVTNNSGRVSYTIPESHRLGVGVYPIKMVVRGDHTFADSYITVLPKGTEFVVFSIDGSFAASVSIMGSDPKVRAGAVDVVRHWQDLGYLIIYVTGRPDMQKQRVVAWLAQHNFPHGVVSFCDGLVHDPLRHKANFLKLLISELHLRVHAAYGSTKDVAVYSAISLSPMQIYIVGRPTKKLQQQCQFITDGYAAHLAQLKYSHRARPARNTATRMALRKGSFGLPGQGDFLRSRNHLLRTISAQPSGPSHRHERTQSQADGEQRGQRSMSVAAGCWGRAMTGRLEPGAAAGPK, from the exons GTGCTTTTGTCCCCACAGAAGAAGAGCCGTAACGAGACATATGGCGAAGGCAGCGGCGTGGAGATCCTGGAGAACCGGCCGTACACAGATGGCCCAGGCGGCTCTGGGCAGTACACACACAAGGTGTATCATGTGGGCATGCACATTCCCAGCTGGTTCCGCTCCATCCTGCCCAAGGCAGCCCTGCGGGTGGTGGAGGAGTCTTGGAATGCCTACCCCTACACCCGAACCAG GTTCACCTGTCCTTTCGTGGAGAAATTCTCCATCGACATTGAAACCTTTTATAAAACTGATGCTGGAGAAAACCCCGACGTGTTCAACCTCTCTCCTGTGGAAAAGAACCAGCTGACAATCG ACTTCATCGACATTGTCAAAGACCCTGTGCCCCACAACGAGTATAAGACAGAAGAGGACCCCAAGCTGTTCCAGTCAACCAAGACCCAGCGGGGGCCCCTGTCCGAGAACTGGATCGAGGAGTACAAGAAGCAGGTCTTCCCCATCATGTGCGCATACAAGCTCTGCAAGGTGGAGTTCCGCTACTGGGGCATGCAGTCCAAGATCGAGAGGTTCATCCACGACACCG GACTACGGAGGGTGATGGTGCGGGCTCACCGGCAGGCCTGGTGCTGGCAGGACGAGTGGTATGGGCTGAGCATGGAGAACATCCGGGAGCTGGAGAAGGAGGCACAGCTCATGCTTTCCCGTAAGATGGCCCAGTTCAATGAGGATGGTGAGGAGGCCACTGAGCTCGTCAAGCACGAAGCCGTCTCGGACCAGACCTCTGGGGAGCCCCCGGAGCCCAGCAGCAGCAATGGGGAGCCCCTAGTGGGGCGCGGCCTCAAGAAACAGTGGTCCACATCCTCCAAGTCGTCTCGGTCGTCCAAGCGGGGAG CGAGTCCTTCCCGCCACAGCATCTCAGAGTGGAGGATGCAGAGTATTGCCAGGGACTCGGATGAGAGCTCAGATGATGAGTTCTTCGATGCGCACG agGACCTGTCCGACACAGAGGAAATGTTCCCCAAGGACATCACCAAGTGGAGCTCCAATGACCTCATGGACAAGATCGAGAGCCCAGAGCCGGAAGACACACAAG ATGGTCTGTACCGCCAGGGTGCCCCTGAGTTCAGGGTGGCCTCCAGTGTGGAGCAGCTGAACATCATAGAG GACGAGGTTAGCCAGCCGCTGGCTGCACCGCCCTCCAAGATCCACGTGCTGCTACTGGTGCTGCACGGAGGCACCATCCTGGACACAGGCGCCGGGGACCCCAGCTCCAAGAAGGGCGATGCTAACACCATCGCCAACGTGTTCGACACCGTCATGCGCGTGCACTACCCCAGCGCCCTGGGCCGCCTTGCCATCCGCCTGGTGCCCTGCCCGCCCGTCTGCTCTGACGCCTTTGCCCTGGTCTCCAA cctcagcccctaCAGCCATGACGAAGGCTGTCTGTCCAGCAGTCAGGACCACATTCCCCTGGCTGCCCTCCCCCTGCTGGCCACCTCCTCCCCCCAGTACCAGGAGGCAGTTGCCACAGTGATTCAGCGAGCCAACCTTGCCTATGGGGACTTCATCAAGTCCCAGGAGGGCATGACCTTCAATGGGCAG GTCTGCCTGATTGGGGACTGCGTCGGGGGCATCCTGGCATTTGATGCCCTGTGCTACAGTAACCAGCCGGTGTCTGAGAGTCAGAGCAGCAGCCGCCGGGGCAGCGTGGTCAGCATGCAG GACAATGACCTGCTGTCCCCGGGCATCCTGATGAATGCAGCACACTGCTGCGGTGGTGGCGGTGGCGGCGGTGGcggtggtggcagcagtggtggtggtggcagtagtGGTGGCTCCAGCCTGGAGAGCAGTCGGCACCTGAGCCGAAGCAACGTCGACATCCCCCGCAGCAACGGCACTGAGGACCCCAAAAGGCAACTGCCCCGCAAGAGGAGCGACTCATCCACCTACGAGCTGGATACCATCCAGCAGCACCAGGCCTTCCTGTCcag CCTCCATGCCAGCGTGCTGAGGACTGAGCCCTGCTCACGCCATTCCAGCAGCTCCACCATGCTGGATGGCACAGGTGCCCTGGGCAGGTTTGACTTTGAGATCACCGACCTCTTCCTCTTCGGGTGCCCGCTGGGGCTGGTCCTGGCCTTGAGGAAGACTGTCATCCCAGCCCTGGATG ttttCCAGCTGCGGCCGGCCTGCCAGCAAGTCTACAACCTCTTCCACCCCGCGGACCCGTCAGCTTCACGCCTGGAGCCGCTGCTGGAACGGCGCTTTCACGCCCTGCCGCCTTTCAGCGTCCCCCGCTACCAACGCTACCCGCTGGGGGATGGCTGCTCCACGCTGCTGG TCGAGACCGTGCAGAGAAACCCTGAGCTGGTCCTGGAGGGCGGCCCCCTGGCCCCTCTCCCCCACGGGGACGGCTTCCTGGAAACCAGTATGCCTGTTCCCGCGCCCACCTGGCAAGACGGGCCCCGCCCGGGCTGTGCCGAGT CGGATGTGCTCCAGACCCACAATGCAGCCTTCCAAGAGCATGGCGCCCCCTCCTCGCCGGGCACTGCCCCTGCCAGTCGTGGCTTCCGCCGAGCCAGTGAGATCAGCATCGCCAGCCAGGTGTCAGGCATGGCTGAGAGCTACACGGCATCCAGCATCGCCCAGA TCGCTGCAAAGTGGTGGGGCCAGAAGCGGATCGACTACGCCCTGTACTGCCCTGACGCCCTCACGGCCTTCCCCACGGTGGCTCTGCCTCACCTCTTCCACGCCAGCTACTGGGAGTCAACAGACGTGGTCTCCTTTCTGCTGAGACAG GTCATGAGGCATGACAACTCCAGCATCTTGGAGCTGGATGGCAAGGAAGTGTCGGTGTTCACCCCCTCAAAGCCAAGGGAGAAGTGGCAGCGCAAGCGGACCCACGTGAAGCTGCGG AACGTGACGGCCAACCACCGGATCAATGATGCCCTTGCCAATGAGGACGGCCCCCAGGTTCTGACGGGCAGGTTCATGTATGGGCCCCTGGACATGGTCACCCTGACTGGGGAGAAG GTGGATGTGCACATCATGACCCAGCCGCCCTCAGGCGAGTGGCTCTACCTGGATACGCTGGTGACCAACAACAGTGGGCGTGTCTCCTACACCATCCCTGAGTCGCACCGCCTGGGCGTGGGTGTCTACCCTATCAAGATGGTGGTCAG GGGAGACCACACGTTTGCCGACAGCTACATCACCGTGCTGCCCAAGGGCACAGAGTTCGTGGTCTTCAGCATCGACGGTTCCTTTGCCGCTAGCGTGTCCATCATGGGCAGCGACCCCAAGGTGCGGGCCGGGGCCGTGGACGTGGTGCG GCACTGGCAGGACCTGGGCTACCTCATCATCTACGTGACGGGCCGGCCCGACATGCAGAAGCAGCGGGTGGTGGCGTGGCTGGCCCAGCACAACTTCCCCCATGGCGTGGTGTCCTTCTGTGACGGCCTGGTGCATGACCCGCTGCGGCACAAGGCCAACTTCCTGAAGCTGCTCATCTCCGAG CTGCACCTGCGCGTGCACGCGGCCTATGGCTCCACCAAGGACGTGGCGGTGTACAGCGCCATTAGCCTGTCCCCCATGCAGATCTACATCGTGGGCCGGCCCACCAAGAAGCTGCAGCAGCAGTGCCAG TTCATCACGGATGGCTACGCGGCCCACCTGGCGCAGCTGAAGTACAGCCACCGGGCGCGGCCCGCTCGCAACACGGCCACCCGCATGGCGCTGCGCAAGGGCAGCTTCGGCCTGCCCGGCCAGGGCGACTTTCTGCGCTCCCGGAACCACCTGCTTCGCACCATCTCGGCCCAGCCCAGCGGGCCCAGCCACCGGCACGAGCGGACACAGAGCCAGGCGGATGGCGAGCAGCGGGGCCAGCGCAGCATGAGTGTGGCGGCCGGCTGCTGGGGCCGCGCCATGACTGGCCGCCTGGAGCCGGGGGCAGCCGCGGGCCCCAAGTAG
- the PITPNM2 gene encoding membrane-associated phosphatidylinositol transfer protein 2 isoform 4 (isoform 4 is encoded by transcript variant 4), with the protein MIIKEYRIPLPMTVEEYRIAQLYMIQKKSRNETYGEGSGVEILENRPYTDGPGGSGQYTHKVYHVGMHIPSWFRSILPKAALRVVEESWNAYPYTRTRFTCPFVEKFSIDIETFYKTDAGENPDVFNLSPVEKNQLTIDFIDIVKDPVPHNEYKTEEDPKLFQSTKTQRGPLSENWIEEYKKQVFPIMCAYKLCKVEFRYWGMQSKIERFIHDTGLRRVMVRAHRQAWCWQDEWYGLSMENIRELEKEAQLMLSRKMAQFNEDGEEATELVKHEAVSDQTSGEPPEPSSSNGEPLVGRGLKKQWSTSSKSSRSSKRGASPSRHSISEWRMQSIARDSDESSDDEFFDAHEDLSDTEEMFPKDITKWSSNDLMDKIESPEPEDTQDGLYRQGAPEFRVASSVEQLNIIEDEVSQPLAAPPSKIHVLLLVLHGGTILDTGAGDPSSKKGDANTIANVFDTVMRVHYPSALGRLAIRLVPCPPVCSDAFALVSNLSPYSHDEGCLSSSQDHIPLAALPLLATSSPQYQEAVATVIQRANLAYGDFIKSQEGMTFNGQVCLIGDCVGGILAFDALCYSNQPVSESQSSSRRGSVVSMQDNDLLSPGILMNAAHCCGGGGGGGGGGGSSGGGGSSGGSSLESSRHLSRSNVDIPRSNGTEDPKRQLPRKRSDSSTYELDTIQQHQAFLSSLHASVLRTEPCSRHSSSSTMLDGTGALGRFDFEITDLFLFGCPLGLVLALRKTVIPALDVFQLRPACQQVYNLFHPADPSASRLEPLLERRFHALPPFSVPRYQRYPLGDGCSTLLADVLQTHNAAFQEHGAPSSPGTAPASRGFRRASEISIASQVSGMAESYTASSIAQIAAKWWGQKRIDYALYCPDALTAFPTVALPHLFHASYWESTDVVSFLLRQVMRHDNSSILELDGKEVSVFTPSKPREKWQRKRTHVKLRNVTANHRINDALANEDGPQVLTGRFMYGPLDMVTLTGEKVDVHIMTQPPSGEWLYLDTLVTNNSGRVSYTIPESHRLGVGVYPIKMVVRGDHTFADSYITVLPKGTEFVVFSIDGSFAASVSIMGSDPKVRAGAVDVVRHWQDLGYLIIYVTGRPDMQKQRVVAWLAQHNFPHGVVSFCDGLVHDPLRHKANFLKLLISELHLRVHAAYGSTKDVAVYSAISLSPMQIYIVGRPTKKLQQQCQFITDGYAAHLAQLKYSHRARPARNTATRMALRKGSFGLPGQGDFLRSRNHLLRTISAQPSGPSHRHERTQSQADGEQRGQRSMSVAAGCWGRAMTGRLEPGAAAGPK; encoded by the exons AAGAAGAGCCGTAACGAGACATATGGCGAAGGCAGCGGCGTGGAGATCCTGGAGAACCGGCCGTACACAGATGGCCCAGGCGGCTCTGGGCAGTACACACACAAGGTGTATCATGTGGGCATGCACATTCCCAGCTGGTTCCGCTCCATCCTGCCCAAGGCAGCCCTGCGGGTGGTGGAGGAGTCTTGGAATGCCTACCCCTACACCCGAACCAG GTTCACCTGTCCTTTCGTGGAGAAATTCTCCATCGACATTGAAACCTTTTATAAAACTGATGCTGGAGAAAACCCCGACGTGTTCAACCTCTCTCCTGTGGAAAAGAACCAGCTGACAATCG ACTTCATCGACATTGTCAAAGACCCTGTGCCCCACAACGAGTATAAGACAGAAGAGGACCCCAAGCTGTTCCAGTCAACCAAGACCCAGCGGGGGCCCCTGTCCGAGAACTGGATCGAGGAGTACAAGAAGCAGGTCTTCCCCATCATGTGCGCATACAAGCTCTGCAAGGTGGAGTTCCGCTACTGGGGCATGCAGTCCAAGATCGAGAGGTTCATCCACGACACCG GACTACGGAGGGTGATGGTGCGGGCTCACCGGCAGGCCTGGTGCTGGCAGGACGAGTGGTATGGGCTGAGCATGGAGAACATCCGGGAGCTGGAGAAGGAGGCACAGCTCATGCTTTCCCGTAAGATGGCCCAGTTCAATGAGGATGGTGAGGAGGCCACTGAGCTCGTCAAGCACGAAGCCGTCTCGGACCAGACCTCTGGGGAGCCCCCGGAGCCCAGCAGCAGCAATGGGGAGCCCCTAGTGGGGCGCGGCCTCAAGAAACAGTGGTCCACATCCTCCAAGTCGTCTCGGTCGTCCAAGCGGGGAG CGAGTCCTTCCCGCCACAGCATCTCAGAGTGGAGGATGCAGAGTATTGCCAGGGACTCGGATGAGAGCTCAGATGATGAGTTCTTCGATGCGCACG agGACCTGTCCGACACAGAGGAAATGTTCCCCAAGGACATCACCAAGTGGAGCTCCAATGACCTCATGGACAAGATCGAGAGCCCAGAGCCGGAAGACACACAAG ATGGTCTGTACCGCCAGGGTGCCCCTGAGTTCAGGGTGGCCTCCAGTGTGGAGCAGCTGAACATCATAGAG GACGAGGTTAGCCAGCCGCTGGCTGCACCGCCCTCCAAGATCCACGTGCTGCTACTGGTGCTGCACGGAGGCACCATCCTGGACACAGGCGCCGGGGACCCCAGCTCCAAGAAGGGCGATGCTAACACCATCGCCAACGTGTTCGACACCGTCATGCGCGTGCACTACCCCAGCGCCCTGGGCCGCCTTGCCATCCGCCTGGTGCCCTGCCCGCCCGTCTGCTCTGACGCCTTTGCCCTGGTCTCCAA cctcagcccctaCAGCCATGACGAAGGCTGTCTGTCCAGCAGTCAGGACCACATTCCCCTGGCTGCCCTCCCCCTGCTGGCCACCTCCTCCCCCCAGTACCAGGAGGCAGTTGCCACAGTGATTCAGCGAGCCAACCTTGCCTATGGGGACTTCATCAAGTCCCAGGAGGGCATGACCTTCAATGGGCAG GTCTGCCTGATTGGGGACTGCGTCGGGGGCATCCTGGCATTTGATGCCCTGTGCTACAGTAACCAGCCGGTGTCTGAGAGTCAGAGCAGCAGCCGCCGGGGCAGCGTGGTCAGCATGCAG GACAATGACCTGCTGTCCCCGGGCATCCTGATGAATGCAGCACACTGCTGCGGTGGTGGCGGTGGCGGCGGTGGcggtggtggcagcagtggtggtggtggcagtagtGGTGGCTCCAGCCTGGAGAGCAGTCGGCACCTGAGCCGAAGCAACGTCGACATCCCCCGCAGCAACGGCACTGAGGACCCCAAAAGGCAACTGCCCCGCAAGAGGAGCGACTCATCCACCTACGAGCTGGATACCATCCAGCAGCACCAGGCCTTCCTGTCcag CCTCCATGCCAGCGTGCTGAGGACTGAGCCCTGCTCACGCCATTCCAGCAGCTCCACCATGCTGGATGGCACAGGTGCCCTGGGCAGGTTTGACTTTGAGATCACCGACCTCTTCCTCTTCGGGTGCCCGCTGGGGCTGGTCCTGGCCTTGAGGAAGACTGTCATCCCAGCCCTGGATG ttttCCAGCTGCGGCCGGCCTGCCAGCAAGTCTACAACCTCTTCCACCCCGCGGACCCGTCAGCTTCACGCCTGGAGCCGCTGCTGGAACGGCGCTTTCACGCCCTGCCGCCTTTCAGCGTCCCCCGCTACCAACGCTACCCGCTGGGGGATGGCTGCTCCACGCTGCTGG CGGATGTGCTCCAGACCCACAATGCAGCCTTCCAAGAGCATGGCGCCCCCTCCTCGCCGGGCACTGCCCCTGCCAGTCGTGGCTTCCGCCGAGCCAGTGAGATCAGCATCGCCAGCCAGGTGTCAGGCATGGCTGAGAGCTACACGGCATCCAGCATCGCCCAGA TCGCTGCAAAGTGGTGGGGCCAGAAGCGGATCGACTACGCCCTGTACTGCCCTGACGCCCTCACGGCCTTCCCCACGGTGGCTCTGCCTCACCTCTTCCACGCCAGCTACTGGGAGTCAACAGACGTGGTCTCCTTTCTGCTGAGACAG GTCATGAGGCATGACAACTCCAGCATCTTGGAGCTGGATGGCAAGGAAGTGTCGGTGTTCACCCCCTCAAAGCCAAGGGAGAAGTGGCAGCGCAAGCGGACCCACGTGAAGCTGCGG AACGTGACGGCCAACCACCGGATCAATGATGCCCTTGCCAATGAGGACGGCCCCCAGGTTCTGACGGGCAGGTTCATGTATGGGCCCCTGGACATGGTCACCCTGACTGGGGAGAAG GTGGATGTGCACATCATGACCCAGCCGCCCTCAGGCGAGTGGCTCTACCTGGATACGCTGGTGACCAACAACAGTGGGCGTGTCTCCTACACCATCCCTGAGTCGCACCGCCTGGGCGTGGGTGTCTACCCTATCAAGATGGTGGTCAG GGGAGACCACACGTTTGCCGACAGCTACATCACCGTGCTGCCCAAGGGCACAGAGTTCGTGGTCTTCAGCATCGACGGTTCCTTTGCCGCTAGCGTGTCCATCATGGGCAGCGACCCCAAGGTGCGGGCCGGGGCCGTGGACGTGGTGCG GCACTGGCAGGACCTGGGCTACCTCATCATCTACGTGACGGGCCGGCCCGACATGCAGAAGCAGCGGGTGGTGGCGTGGCTGGCCCAGCACAACTTCCCCCATGGCGTGGTGTCCTTCTGTGACGGCCTGGTGCATGACCCGCTGCGGCACAAGGCCAACTTCCTGAAGCTGCTCATCTCCGAG CTGCACCTGCGCGTGCACGCGGCCTATGGCTCCACCAAGGACGTGGCGGTGTACAGCGCCATTAGCCTGTCCCCCATGCAGATCTACATCGTGGGCCGGCCCACCAAGAAGCTGCAGCAGCAGTGCCAG TTCATCACGGATGGCTACGCGGCCCACCTGGCGCAGCTGAAGTACAGCCACCGGGCGCGGCCCGCTCGCAACACGGCCACCCGCATGGCGCTGCGCAAGGGCAGCTTCGGCCTGCCCGGCCAGGGCGACTTTCTGCGCTCCCGGAACCACCTGCTTCGCACCATCTCGGCCCAGCCCAGCGGGCCCAGCCACCGGCACGAGCGGACACAGAGCCAGGCGGATGGCGAGCAGCGGGGCCAGCGCAGCATGAGTGTGGCGGCCGGCTGCTGGGGCCGCGCCATGACTGGCCGCCTGGAGCCGGGGGCAGCCGCGGGCCCCAAGTAG